The Passer domesticus isolate bPasDom1 chromosome 28, bPasDom1.hap1, whole genome shotgun sequence nucleotide sequence atcccaaaagaaatcccccaaaaaatcccaaaagaaatCCCAACGTGCCGGAAGCGCCGCCCCAGCTCCGGCCGAATTCCCGCATCCCACAAGAAACGCGCTCAGGTTGTAATTTTGGAATTGCCACGgtgctaaaaaataaaataaaataaaataaaataaaatctaaaaaaatgagaattaaaaaaaagaatttccaaataaagtaaagtaaaataaaataaagtaaaaaaattagaataaaaaattctaaataaaataaaataaaataactcaaaaaaatttccaaaaaaaaggaaataaaataaaataaaataaaataaaataaaataaaataaaataaaataaaataaaataaaataaaacaaaaatcccaccaaGCCCAAATCCCTCCTCACTCCCGGAACCCAAATGAGGAAATTGCGGCGGGGTCGAAAATCCCTGAAGGAGGCGCAGAAATGGGGAAAACCCgggtgggaaagggaaaagggaaaagggaaaagggaaaagggaaaggaggggaaatggAGAGGATCCCTGACCCCAGAAACGCAGGAGAGGATCCCAAAAACGGGACAGGATCCCAGAAATGGGAGAGATGATCCCAAAATTGTGGGACAGGACCCCAGAACTGTGGGACAGGACCCCAGAACTGTGGGAGAGGATCCCAAAATGCGGGACAGGATCCCAAAACTCTGGGACAGGATCCCAGAACCGTGGGACAGGACCCCAGAACTGTGGGAGAGGATCCCAAAACTCTGGGACAGGATCCCAGAACCGTGGGACAGGACCCCAGAACTGTGGGACAGGATCCCAGAACTGTGGGACAGGATCCCAAAATTCTGGGACAGGATCCCAAAATGCGGGACAGGACCCCAGAACTCTGGGACAGGACCCCAGAACCGTGGGACAGGACCCCAGAACTGCAGGAAGGATCTCGGAGATGCGGGGGAGGATCCCTGATCCCGGACACGCCGcacccggggctggggctgaggtaTCTGCTGGGGGGCGCGGGGGCGAAGTAGCAccaagaaaccccaaaaaaaggaaaaccaacccaaaaaaaggggaaggggaaaagaaagaggcGGGAGGAGCgcaggggaggcaggaggggatGAGAGCGAGGAGCTGTGGGGGCCTGCACAGGGCTGGACACGGTGCTGGACACGGCATGGACACGGGATGGACACGGGATGGACATGGGATGGACACACTGATGGACACAATGATGGACATGGGATGGAAACACTGATGGACACAATGATGGACATGGGATGGACACGGTGATGGACACAAGATGGAAACACTGATGGACATGGGATGGACACAGTGCTAGACATGGGATGGACACGGTGATGGACATGGGATGGAAACACTGATGGACATGGGATGGACACAGGATGGACACGGTGCTGGACATGGGGCTGGCACGCTGCTGAGCACCAGGAGTGCAGGGTTGGTTGCTCAAGGTTGGTTGCTCAAGGGCCAGGAccaggcctggccaggcagTGCCATGGCGGTGCCCAGTGCCCGAGCAGCACCGAGCTGTGCACCGTGCAGGGTGGGCAACCACCGTGTCCATGCTTCGTGCCCAACCACCGTGTCCATGCTCCATGACCAACCACCGTGTCCATGCTCCATGACCAACCACTGTGTCCACGTTCTGTGCCCAACCATCATGTCCACGCTCTGGGCAACCACTGTGTCCACACACCATGTCCAAGCACCATGTCCATGCTCTGTGCCCAACCATCATGTCCATGTTCTGGGCAACCACCGTGTCCATGCTCTGTGCCCAACCACCATGTCCATGTTCTGGGCAACCACCGTGTCCATGCTCCATGCCCAAACACCGTGTCCAAGCCCACGACTGAGCGCTGTGTCCACACACCCAgctcagcaccatgtccacacATCAAGCACCGTGCCCGGGGTGTGTGGCCAAGTGCCGTGCCCACACACCGTGCCCGAGCACCACCATGAGCACCACGCTCAAGCACCGTGCCCACAACACGTGGTCAAATCACGCCGTGGCCGAGCACCACGGCAGAGCACGGGCCCAGGAGCCATGGCCAAGCACCGAGCCCAAGCACCAAGCAGAGCACCTTGTCCATGTGCCACGTCTGAGCACCGTGTCCACCCACCACGTCCGAGCACCACGTCCACAGTGCATGGCCAAGCACCAGTGTCCACTCAGCATGTCCGAGCACCAATGTCCGAGCACCATGTCCACTCAGCATGTCCATGCGCCACGTCCAAGCACCAATGTCCAAGAACCAATGTCCGAGCACCATGTCTGAGCACCACGTCCATGCACCATGTCCACACATCATGTCTGAGCACCACGTCCAAGCACCACGTCCATGGTGGCATGGCTGAGCACCGTGCCCGAGCACCATGTCCATGCACCATGTCCGAGCACCATGTTGAACACCACGCCCTTGCACCGTGTCCGAGCACCGCGGTCAAGCACTGTCCACACATCAGGTCCACACACCACGGCTGAGCACCACGTCCATGGTGCATGGCTGAGCACCATGCCCGAGCACCATGTCCATGCACCATGTCCTAGAACCATGTCTGAGCGCTGTGGTCAAGCACCGTGTCCACACACCATGTCCATGCACCATGTCCGAGCACTGGGGTCAAGCACCACGTCCACACACGATGTCCGAGCACCACAGCAGAGCACCGTGCCCAAGCACCATGTCCATGCACCAAGTCCAAGCACCAAACACAGCACCATGTCCACACACCACGTCCATGATGTGTGTCCAAGCATGGCATCCAAGCACCGCGGTCAAGCACCATGTCCGAGCGTCACGTCCATCACGCGTGGCCAAGCACTGGGACCAAGCACCATGTCCAAGCACCACATCTGAGCACCACGTCCATCATGAGTGGCCAAGCACGGGGACCAAGCACCACGTCCACGCACATCTGAGCACCGCACTGAGCACCATGTCCGGGCACCGTGTCCACAAGGAGTGGCCGAGCACCGTTCCTGAGCGCCACGCCCATGACCACGCTATGTCCATGACCTGTGGCCGAGCACCACGACCGAGCACCACGCCCATGACCACGCTATGTCCATGACCTGTGGCCGAGCATTGAAGCCTGAGCACCGAGTCCGAGCACCGCGTCTACGATGCGTGACCGAGCACCGCATCCGAGCACCACAGCCACCACGTGTGACCGAGCACCGTGTCCGAGCACTTATGTCCACACCCCACGTCCGAACAGCCTGTCCAAGCACCGTGGCCCCACACCTGTCCAAGCACCACGACCACACACCTGTCCAGGCACCATGACCACACCCCTGGCCGAGCGCTGCGGACACCTGGCTGACCCCTACAGCTGGACATCACCTGCAGCACCTCATCCCGGGGCCACACCCGCCCCGGACCCGCAGGGAACGGCTCCAGCCCGGCGGCACGCCTCGGACGCGGCGCCTCTTTCAGTTTGCATAAACCCAAAACCGGCTCCCGGCACGCCTCGAGCTGTCGCTCCGGAAAAGTAAACTTCCTTCTCAACGACATTgcttaaattttgtttttttgtttttgttttttttttttatcttggtTCCTTAATTTGATATATACATTAGTAGCACCTCAGCGAGATGGAATCAGGCAGAAGCGTGATACAGTTTGTTAAAACACCATAGCACCGTTTGTATTACAAGATTTCATTTCATAAAAATATGCCTTATAGAGCCCACAAAGCGTACTCCagtattaaaaggaaaaatcagcACTTGAGGCACCTCAGGGATTCtggtttccttctccttcccatgCCTCATCCCGAGAGCATCGAGATGGAGGGGGACCCAAATTGCATCCCCCGTTTCCTGCCCGAGGCGAAGCACCGTGGCCAGAAAAACCAAAGCGGGACGGAGGAGCCGGTGGGGGCTCCCCGTGCCGAGCCCTCCCTGGGGTTCCCACCACGGCCGTTGTTCTAGCACCATTGTGGCCATGACCTGCTGCAAAACCAGGTCCCCACATCCCACTCGTTAAAAACATCCCTCCCCCCCGAGCTCCGCGACCCCCGCGGCTTCGGCACGGGCGGGACGAGCGCGGCCGCCGGgacggggaaagggaaaagatttTGCTTGGAAACAGCCTCTCAGCAGCAAGGGGTAAAGAGCTGTGCATAGATTTCGAGTTTGTGTAGAAGTCTGAAGCGTGCGAATTCGTAATGACTGAGAGTTGAGGTAGGTTAGACAAAGTTGATGTAGTGTAAAAACGTTGAGACTGCAGCAGTTCTCGCTCCCCGACCCGCGGCGCCGGCAGCTCCCCGCTCTCCCGGGCCGAACCCGCCGCGCCGACCGACCCCTCCCTGCACCGAAAAACCTCTGAGGAAGCAGGACTTAGACAGGTTACACGGACCATCGCCTTCTGCCAGCGCTCCTTCTCCTCCAAGGCACCCCCGTCACCGTCACGCCAGCCAGAGAGCCCGGGCGACACCAGCGGGGCCGGCACCCGAACCCGGCCCCGCATCGTCCCCGCTCCGCGTTCCGAACCGCGGCGGGTCCCCGGCGTCGCCCGCCGGCGTCCCTAAAGTCTGACTCTTACAATCCTGATATGCTATTGGGTATTTCTAAGAAAAGCGGGAATAGCTCGTTGAGTTTCCTTGTCAAATATACGCGACTTTACAGATTACGGTTAAAAAAcgaacagaaaacaaaaaaaacaaaaaaaaaatcattaatgaTGAAGGACGGACAAAGCATGTTAAATATTCTGCCAGTATTTACAGTTCTCCCACGATAATCTTGTTTAAAACATACTGCTTCAAGTTGGGGGGGAGTGGGGGGAGAGGAAAGAGGGgagttgtttgctttttttaagtttcgctttcattcttttttttttgttttgttttgtttttaaatctaggtgaaagtgcttttaaaaaaatttctttccctATTTACAGGTTTAAAATCAGACCACGTCAATGTTCAGGCTGTTTTACCGAGATCCTGCTGATCCGTGCCCGTGCGCGAGGGGGGAGGAGGGTGACGGTAAACACGAGGTGATCCCGCACGGCGACGGCGTCGGCGCTGCCTCGCTGGCTCTCCAAAAGGCACCTCAAAGTGCAAAAGCAACGACCCCGGCCGGGGACGCCGGCTCCGGCCACGCCGCGCTGCCGGGGGCAGCtcggccgcgccgcgcccgtCCCGGTGCCGGGCGGGAAGCCTCGACTGAGAGTGTTCGAAAAGCACCACGCGGTTGTCGTCGTTGCTGGGTTGTTggttgggttggggtttttgttttgttttttttttgtttgtttgttttgagggAAGAACGGTGATCCGTAGGAAGGAGGGATGGCACCCGGGGAGAGAAAAGAGCACCGAGccccggcggcgctgccgcggcTCGCCGGCACCGGCGGGGAAGGCGGACCCGGCGGGGTTTTGGCCAGCCAAGTCTTGGGATTCGCTCTTCCCGGAGCCGATTGCACGGAGAAAGTCCCCCAGAGACGGAAAGCACCAGACTTTAGCAACAGTGATGTACAGAGAGCAACACTCGCTATTCACagtttggggttggtttgtggttttttttcctgttttttgtaatttttttttctttttttttcttctgtttttgtcCCGTCGGCTCCTACGGAGacgccgccgctgccgctcgCCCCGGAGGCCGTGGGCAAAGGAGCCCCAAGTCCGAGCCCGAGCGTGGCCCCCCGGCAGCGGCGTTCCCCAGCCCGGACGTGTCCTGAGGTCTCCGGCGCCAGGAGAGACGCCGGCTTTGCTCCGCGGCGGCAGAGCCGATCCCGCCAGAGGCGAGAGCCGGGCGGAGATGCGCCATCCCGGGACGGCCCGCTCGCTCGCGGGCTCCCGTTGCTGTGAGAAAGGTCTCCTCGAGCTGCAAAATTGGTATTTTTAGGTCCttggaataaaaataattggaTGTTCAGCGTGTCCAGCTGACAGTAAAGCACACGGTCCCAGCAGCCCCCACGCGGCGGAGCTGGAGGGAGTCACCTCTTGCCTTTGAGCTGGTTTGGTGTTCAAGTTGGTTTGGATTCATGATTAGGGTGGTTTCTCAACGTTGGCTTCTCTTTCGAAGATCGGCTTCGTCGTTGTCATCggagtaaaaaataaaataaaatcaaatccaACAAACAGGCCATTTGAAGTGGAATTAAAAACCTCTCCTTGCGAAAGGACGCTAGGAAATTCATCCGAGGCTAGATTAAAAAACATGGAGATATAAATATGAGATTACCTAAAATCATCAAACAGCATCGTTCCTCTTGGGTTTTTCACCCAAGTTTTGCTTGCTTTGCCAACTCCTCGCCGGGCGCAGCTCTCCGACGGCGTGAGCCCGCGCCGGCTCCGCTGCTCCCAAGCACACGCGTTGGGTTCGTTTCCTatgggttggatttttttttttgttttttgtggttgtTGTGTTTCGCTTCGGTTTCGTCtatttacttttgttttcttctcccccGCGCCCGAGGAGAAAGCACCACGAAGCAACGCCGGGCCGCGGCGCTGCCGAGGGTTGAGGTAAGATGGGGCCATGGCGGTCGCCTCGGTCTCAGATCCAGCGGCTGTAGGGGCCCGTCACCTTGGTGTAGGCGTAGGAGGACACAGTGATGGCGGAGTTGGTGGGGATTGCCACCGCCTGCCGCGTGGGGACTGAGTCCCTCCTCTCCTTGCTGGGCGCCTCGGTCGCCAACGCGCCGCCCCACTTGCGCTTCTTGGCAAAGGCTTTGGCGTCCGGCGGCAGCCCCAGACGCGCCGCCTCCTCCTGCCGGGCCCGAGCCCGCTCCGCCAGCTGCTTCACCTTGGCCTCCCACAGTGCCAGGCCGTGGTTGGGCTGGTTCAAGTTCTTGTGTTGGTAGAAGACGAGGGAGATGCGGGTGGGGTGGCAGCGGTTGGGTTTCTTCAGCGGGGTGGTGGCGTGCAGCTCGCGGCGGGCACACTCGATGAGGATGGAGCCGTGGGCGGGCGCCACGGCCACGCCGCCGATGTTCTCGTCCAGGAAGTTGTGCTCACTGTCCGACcactcctcttcctcttcctcctcctcttcctcctcctcttcctcttcctccttcaccGCCTTCTCCGGCAGATCCTCCTCCAGGCCAAAGGGGTCCCACGGCTTCTCCTGGCGGGGCCCTGCCGCCCCCTTCTCACCCGCCGCTGCCTCCCACGGCTTCTCCGCCAGCCCCGGGCTGGGTGCCGGTGTCCTCCGCTCCTCCACCTTCACGGAGCCCCACGGCTCCTCGGGGAAGCCggggagccctggcagagccgaGCTGAACCCCAGCGACCCCAGCAGGCCCGGGGTGCCCGTGCCCGCCAGCGCCGTCTCCCCCAGCTTGCAGGGGCTCCACGATTTCGGCAGCAAGCCCGAGCCgtgcgccgccgccgccgtctCTCCAGCCAGGACGTTGGACCACTGCTTCTCCGGCGGCGGCAAGCGCACGGCGGCATCGAAGGCGCTCAGCTTCTCCCGCCCGCccgagcccggcgccagcgcgCTCCACGAGCCCTCAGCCGTGCTAGTCCTCTCGGGGGAAGCcgtgccctggggagccttgaaGGGGCTCCACCGCTGCTCCGGCGCTGTGCCGTGCGCGGGGACGGCCGGCAGCGTTAAACCAGCGCCGGGCACGGCCGCAGCGCTGGGAAGGGGCTCGATGGCAGGCGGGGGGTCGGGGGGCTCCTGCTTGATGGGCCTGCTGCCAAAACAGTTCTGTGCAAACGCCGGTGCCTCCTCCGAGCCCGAGCTAGTCCTGTGCGCcccgggcgctgccgccgccgcttTCTGCTGGCTGGCGTAGCGGTTGGCTCGCTCGTAGGTGCGCTGGTGATGGTTTTTGCTCCGCACGCTGTGCGGGATGGGCTCGGGGAAATTGGTGTTCCCGTAGCTGTGGTTGAGGTTCTCCTGCAGCGCCGAGACGTCGGGCTTCTTCTCGTAGCCGTTGCTGACCCAGCTGCTCCCGCTCCTCTCGGGCGCCCCGTAATTGAGAAACTGCGAGGGGAACACGTGGTTGCTGGAAAAGCCGTAATACCCGAAGGAGGGAAGCGCGAACTTGGAGTGAAACCCGTTCACGGAAGGCAGATTGGGCTGTGCATAGTAGGAATGGTAAGAGTAAACACTGTTCATGCTGTACGGGTCGGAGGGCCGGCAGCTGCCCAGCACCGAGTAGCTCTCCACCACGGCGTTGCCGTTGTACTTGAAGGCGTTGTAATGGCTCTGGGGTTCCACCTTGATGGAAGGTTTCAGCGGCTGCGGGGCTATCCCGCCTTTCAACGCCATACCTGTGggacagcacacacagcccccgTGACCTGCCGGCCGAGGGAGCCACCGGAGGGGAACCAGGACCCCAAAACAGTTGGCCAGACTCAGAAATCCCATGGTGATAGGTTtgccagcctgctgcagaggctggcatCACCTGCCATCAGCTGGCGCACCGACATCGATTCGCACCTTCGTGAAAACCCAGGTGGCACAGAGATGCCATCCAGCACCACAACACAGCGGCCCAAAAACATCCCCAGCCACACCCCCACCCCCTCACGCGCTTTCCGGGCGGCTCGGGGTGGCAGGACCTCACCTCTGCCCCCGTTACCTGCATTTGGCTGGAGCGTGGGGAGCTCCAGCGCTTCCTGCTTGATCTTCTCTGGTGTCATCAGCTTCTCTTTCTGCAGCTTCTTCCTCTcggcagcagctctcctggcctCCAGCTGCCGCTGCCGGCAGGACTTGGCGGGCTCGGGCAGCTTGCGGACCTCGCGGGGGAAGGACGTGAGCACCTGGATGGCCCCGCTGCCCACCTTGGCGTTTTGGTTCTCCTCACTGCCAAACTCATCTGTGCTGGACATCTTGTAGAGGGGGAGGACGTGCAGCTGCTCATCTTCAGGAATTTTCCCCACCACACGATTGTCTTCCTTCGTCAGCGTGCAGACCTGGCCAGAGCACGTGCTGTCAGTGGGATGCTGGTGGATGTGGCCCGTGCTGGACGAGCCAAACCTCACACTTCTTCCCCACACTGATGTGAAGCCACACCAGCCTGGCATccccccagcctgctctggtCCCCAGCTGGTATTTGGAAACCTCCCATGGGGTTTGGGTTGGACAAAAGGAGATGCTGGTCCCTGTTAGACCTGAGCAGCTCATGTGAGGTGCGCCCACACCAAACACCTGGAGTCACGAGGGTGGGACTGGGGATGGAGCCTCTCAAAAAGGAGCACCCCAAATTAGGGGGGAGCACCCCGAAAAGCCCTGCCAGGTGCCTGCTTACCACGGTGCAGCCGTTGTAGAGGTTGTGCTGGTCCTTGTGAGCATGAGCACAGAAGTCCATGCACGCCGTCACCCCCGAGAACGGCCTCCCCTCCTTCAAGCCCAGCCGGCAGTCGATGGCTACATCCTCATTGGTGACCTGTGGAAGGAGGAGCTGGttacccaaaatcccccaacaGCACCACCCCACACCCACTCCAGCtgtgtgccaagggctggggtGAGCAGGACCTGGTTTTGGTAGGCTTGCGGCGCCAGCCTCTTGTAAAGCGGAGCAACCTCGGTGGCCAAGTCCTGAAAGCTTCTCCGGAGCAGCTCTTCCTGTGGAAGGGAAAAGAGGAGGATGTTACCGAGGGGTTttggcagcagggatggaatTGGGGACAGAGCCCACAGACACCACACAGCAGCCAACCCTTGCCACGATATCCACCACGGCACCAACCCTTGCCACGATATCCACCACGGCACGAAGCATGTGGTTTAAATTCCTCGTGAGGATTTGGCCGTtcaagctccagcctctctgtctTCTGGGATTTCTACAGAGAATGGCATTCGTGCCACCTTTCCTTTCCTCATCTCTCGcccataaaaaaccccacaaggaATCCTATTTTCAGAGTCCTGACAGGAAAGGAGCTCCAAACCACTACCCCGGCGGCGCTGCCCCGCTCCACCTCCATCACCCACCTCTTTGGGGTTGTCTCCCACCAGCCTGAACTTGCGGGGAGTTTTGCTGCGGGCGTATTTGCAGCCGTTGAAGTACatgctccaggagcagccgaAGGAGAAGGAAGCTCCGCAGGTGTTGGGGTCCTTGCCTTGGCACGCGCAGGTCCGGCTGGGTGGGGACATGGGGTGGGAGCGTCAGCCGCCGGTGCCGCGCGGTGACGGCAGCTCTGGGAACGGGAGGGAGCCCCGCATCCCATTCCCACGCCCTGTTCCCGTACCCCGTTCCCATACCTAATTCCCCTACCCTATTCCCACATCCCATACCCTGCTCCTGTACCCCATTCCCGTACCCTGTTTCCACACTCCATATCCCGTACCCCGTATCCTGTTCCCACATCTCCTTCCCACACCCCGTTCCTGCACCCCATATCCCACACCACATTCCTATACCCCATTCCTGTACCTCATTTCCACACCCCATACCCACATCTCTTTCCCATACCCCCTTCCCACACCCTGTATGTTGTACTCCATATCCTGTACTCCATACCCCATACCCCATTCCTACACTCCATTCCTGTACCTCATCTCCCGTACGCCGTTCCCGTACCCCATATTCCGTACCCGTTCCTGTACCCCACATCCCATGCCCCATATCCTGTACCCGTTCCCGTACCCCATATCCTGTACCCCATTCCCATACCCCATATCCCGTACCCCACATCCTGTACCCGTTCCCACCCTGCCTCCCCACCCGGGGCGCTGCCGGTGGGACTCACTCGTCGTTGAGGCCGCAGCGGCGGCTGGTGGGGTTGCCGTACTTGGTGAGGGTGTCGGTGAGCTCCTGGTAGAGCGTGTCCCCCAGTGTGCGGGGGATGCCCTCCCAGGCcaggatgaggatgatgatgacGGCGTTCTGGCAGTGGTGGCCGGCGCGGTGCCgcaccaggcacagcagcttctCCTCCTGGTTGTGTCTGCGGATCACCTGCGAACCAGAGGGGCCGGGTCAGACCTCATGGGATGGGGAGTCCCACAAGTCCTGGGGTGCCCTGAGCTGGCTGTgccagaaggagctgctggcactggacACACCATTCCCTGGTGCCGGGTGTGGGGAGCCCCAAGGGGTTTCCCTGGGGGTGGATGTGAGTGAGGTTCCTTCAATTCCTTCTAGCCATAAATCCAGCATCCCTCCCCTGGCCAtggtggagctgcagctctgctgggtggGAGATTCAGACTCCAAaccccctcctcatcctcctcaccCTGCTCCCTACAGCTCCCACTGGGTTCTGCTGGGTGGGAGATGATCCCTCACCACAGGGACCTGCTGGTGGCCAGGCACAGAGGGGACAAGCCCGGGGACGAGAGGCACTCACCCACTTGGCGAtggggcagccccgggagctCTTGCCCTCCTTGCCCGTGTAGATGACCTTCTCGATGCGGATGGCCTTGCCCTTCTCACCGTACCTGCCGGGGCACAGCCGTCAGCCCCACAGCCACACACAGTCCCACTCACCTTCACGGGCCCCTCAGGAGCCCCCAGGCACCCTCAGGAGCCCCCAGGCACCCTCACAAATCCCCACTCCCCTGACAGGACCCCACGCACCCTCTCAAGCACTCCTCTCAACAGGACCCCAGTCACTCTCCCAAGTTCCCACTCCCCTGACAGGACCCCAGCCACTCTCCCCACTCCCCTGACAGGACCCCAGTCACTCTCCCCACTCCCCTGACAGGACCCCAGCCCCGTGAGGGGCTCTCACCTCTCCTCCATGAGCTCCCGGATGGAGGCCACGGTGGGCCCCGAGCCCAGGTGGGTGTAATAGGGCCCCTCATCCTTCTCCACGATTTGCTCTGCAGAGACAGGAGGGGaacagagatttggggtttgCACCCTGGCCAGCTGCCCTGAAGGATTCCAAACACTCAAATCCCCTCAAACCGAGCAGTTCTGCACCAAAAATCAAGGGTTTGTTAACAGCAgctcctcattccctgctctggaGGATCCTGCCAGCACTGAAACGCTGCTGGAGAACCCTCACCCATTGATATCCACCCCTTTTTGGGACCCAAAACCCCCTGAGGAGCCACAGCCCTTGGAAGCAGCC carries:
- the TET3 gene encoding methylcytosine dioxygenase TET3 isoform X1, translated to MDSFWKTGSAGSAVDGPSRSQMEEGPINYVEERRLKEGSGLSLVNGGRPEAGGTVLMEPSGWSPGQPPTTGKVHLEDVRNLVAFSAVAEAVSSYRLPPPGSPSLLYEKFDSEMSRGGLGTADGVPRGEDLHALKAALALAKHGVKPPNCNCDGPECPDYLEWLEQKIKTALGEELASPRPRAAAIPPPPPPEGAIDPQPVPEAAEPCPPDGLPFSQSALTIAKEKNISLQTAIAIEALTQLSAALPQPAGDGQPPLPPPAAVPFGPGPLGPPGAAWQRGDEPRYPPEPGAAPEPFFGAAPPRGNFAAPWGLEAEGAAGAGDPMAELEQLLGNADDYIKAAFKRPEATAGKVTAPKTEPPERAPSKEAPGGPRVPAPQEPDLHKKTQLVLQQHLHHKRSLFLEQSLAAAAPTPPDRPSGWWAPGAPAAPPKPLEKQPKEKKKKTPPEKPPPAKPLRKQVQIKKAKQKDSQPLFPPLWQISLEGFRAPAEPPAEPPAEEMQTEPPPPPAFPHQPLALPQPAACPPPPNPPDGVPPAPDSQERGAPGGGPHIHSAPAGSTGSEEAAPPPASSAPIMVDDKLEELIRQFEAEFGENFNLPPPETPAPLAAGAAELPGGPAPAPQGSPTAASTAATAAPAPGSAPQAGPKSVSPGKGPLSEPPFTARSPKQIKIESSGAITVVSTTCFYSEESQNPDVDDVDRTPTKDEVPLTPTLSGFLESPLKYLDTPTKSLLDTPAKRAQAEFPTCDCVEQIVEKDEGPYYTHLGSGPTVASIRELMEERYGEKGKAIRIEKVIYTGKEGKSSRGCPIAKWVIRRHNQEEKLLCLVRHRAGHHCQNAVIIILILAWEGIPRTLGDTLYQELTDTLTKYGNPTSRRCGLNDDRTCACQGKDPNTCGASFSFGCSWSMYFNGCKYARSKTPRKFRLVGDNPKEEELLRRSFQDLATEVAPLYKRLAPQAYQNQVTNEDVAIDCRLGLKEGRPFSGVTACMDFCAHAHKDQHNLYNGCTVVCTLTKEDNRVVGKIPEDEQLHVLPLYKMSSTDEFGSEENQNAKVGSGAIQVLTSFPREVRKLPEPAKSCRQRQLEARRAAAERKKLQKEKLMTPEKIKQEALELPTLQPNAGMALKGGIAPQPLKPSIKVEPQSHYNAFKYNGNAVVESYSVLGSCRPSDPYSMNSVYSYHSYYAQPNLPSVNGFHSKFALPSFGYYGFSSNHVFPSQFLNYGAPERSGSSWVSNGYEKKPDVSALQENLNHSYGNTNFPEPIPHSVRSKNHHQRTYERANRYASQQKAAAAAPGAHRTSSGSEEAPAFAQNCFGSRPIKQEPPDPPPAIEPLPSAAAVPGAGLTLPAVPAHGTAPEQRWSPFKAPQGTASPERTSTAEGSWSALAPGSGGREKLSAFDAAVRLPPPEKQWSNVLAGETAAAAHGSGLLPKSWSPCKLGETALAGTGTPGLLGSLGFSSALPGLPGFPEEPWGSVKVEERRTPAPSPGLAEKPWEAAAGEKGAAGPRQEKPWDPFGLEEDLPEKAVKEEEEEEEEEEEEEEEEWSDSEHNFLDENIGGVAVAPAHGSILIECARRELHATTPLKKPNRCHPTRISLVFYQHKNLNQPNHGLALWEAKVKQLAERARARQEEAARLGLPPDAKAFAKKRKWGGALATEAPSKERRDSVPTRQAVAIPTNSAITVSSYAYTKVTGPYSRWI
- the TET3 gene encoding methylcytosine dioxygenase TET3 isoform X2; translation: MEEGPINYVEERRLKEGSGLSLVNGGRPEAGGTVLMEPSGWSPGQPPTTGKVHLEDVRNLVAFSAVAEAVSSYRLPPPGSPSLLYEKFDSEMSRGGLGTADGVPRGEDLHALKAALALAKHGVKPPNCNCDGPECPDYLEWLEQKIKTALGEELASPRPRAAAIPPPPPPEGAIDPQPVPEAAEPCPPDGLPFSQSALTIAKEKNISLQTAIAIEALTQLSAALPQPAGDGQPPLPPPAAVPFGPGPLGPPGAAWQRGDEPRYPPEPGAAPEPFFGAAPPRGNFAAPWGLEAEGAAGAGDPMAELEQLLGNADDYIKAAFKRPEATAGKVTAPKTEPPERAPSKEAPGGPRVPAPQEPDLHKKTQLVLQQHLHHKRSLFLEQSLAAAAPTPPDRPSGWWAPGAPAAPPKPLEKQPKEKKKKTPPEKPPPAKPLRKQVQIKKAKQKDSQPLFPPLWQISLEGFRAPAEPPAEPPAEEMQTEPPPPPAFPHQPLALPQPAACPPPPNPPDGVPPAPDSQERGAPGGGPHIHSAPAGSTGSEEAAPPPASSAPIMVDDKLEELIRQFEAEFGENFNLPPPETPAPLAAGAAELPGGPAPAPQGSPTAASTAATAAPAPGSAPQAGPKSVSPGKGPLSEPPFTARSPKQIKIESSGAITVVSTTCFYSEESQNPDVDDVDRTPTKDEVPLTPTLSGFLESPLKYLDTPTKSLLDTPAKRAQAEFPTCDCVEQIVEKDEGPYYTHLGSGPTVASIRELMEERYGEKGKAIRIEKVIYTGKEGKSSRGCPIAKWVIRRHNQEEKLLCLVRHRAGHHCQNAVIIILILAWEGIPRTLGDTLYQELTDTLTKYGNPTSRRCGLNDDRTCACQGKDPNTCGASFSFGCSWSMYFNGCKYARSKTPRKFRLVGDNPKEEELLRRSFQDLATEVAPLYKRLAPQAYQNQVTNEDVAIDCRLGLKEGRPFSGVTACMDFCAHAHKDQHNLYNGCTVVCTLTKEDNRVVGKIPEDEQLHVLPLYKMSSTDEFGSEENQNAKVGSGAIQVLTSFPREVRKLPEPAKSCRQRQLEARRAAAERKKLQKEKLMTPEKIKQEALELPTLQPNAGMALKGGIAPQPLKPSIKVEPQSHYNAFKYNGNAVVESYSVLGSCRPSDPYSMNSVYSYHSYYAQPNLPSVNGFHSKFALPSFGYYGFSSNHVFPSQFLNYGAPERSGSSWVSNGYEKKPDVSALQENLNHSYGNTNFPEPIPHSVRSKNHHQRTYERANRYASQQKAAAAAPGAHRTSSGSEEAPAFAQNCFGSRPIKQEPPDPPPAIEPLPSAAAVPGAGLTLPAVPAHGTAPEQRWSPFKAPQGTASPERTSTAEGSWSALAPGSGGREKLSAFDAAVRLPPPEKQWSNVLAGETAAAAHGSGLLPKSWSPCKLGETALAGTGTPGLLGSLGFSSALPGLPGFPEEPWGSVKVEERRTPAPSPGLAEKPWEAAAGEKGAAGPRQEKPWDPFGLEEDLPEKAVKEEEEEEEEEEEEEEEEWSDSEHNFLDENIGGVAVAPAHGSILIECARRELHATTPLKKPNRCHPTRISLVFYQHKNLNQPNHGLALWEAKVKQLAERARARQEEAARLGLPPDAKAFAKKRKWGGALATEAPSKERRDSVPTRQAVAIPTNSAITVSSYAYTKVTGPYSRWI